The segment ttgttcctataatttacacattcataaattctgtatctacatactgtaccaacatcaacaatgttttgctaaagcagtaagtgaatgatcacgacagaaatacagtactgtactgtattttaactgtgagcagcgtgcagctgaagaagtttaacaagaggaaatgatttatgaattatcggctataatatcgGTCTAAATTTGATTatcgatatggccgataatttatcgtgcatccctatgTAAAATATCTTATATACAAGatattttctgtgtttgtatTGTAATTTTCTCCTAATTGTAATTATCTCCTGATCTTTCATCAGATTATTGTAGTCAGTCTCTTTCACTACAGTTTATTATTGTGGTCAGACAGAGGGCTGGTGCCAGAATCTTACATGTACAGTCACAAGCAGGCAGACAATAAAAGTGTGGGTGTTGGCTCAGCGCTCAGTCTGTCGATATAAAGGCACAGGTACCTAGCAACCTTCATCCCCTCATGGAGTCTGTTGCCAAGGAGATAAGATGAGGTACCTGTTAAAGATGATGTGCAAGCTTTGGTCACATTGTTTGAGAATGCACTGCAGAAGGTTCTTTAGGGTGACTGATATTCTCTCTTTATATCACTGTGTCCATGGGAACAGAGCAGAGAGCAAATACATGCTGACAGCAGGGAGTGTTTGCTCGACATGAAAAGGGAGAAGGGGGAGTTTTATATGACGGGGAGCTGTTTACACTGCTCTTGTTGAGTTTAATAATGCTAGGATTATGTAAGAgctgtgtttctctcttctgctcCTAGCCATCATCATGCAGTTTATAAGTCACAGATTTCCAGAGGACCATGACCCGACTATCggtaagaaaaaaagaaaaaggacgAGACCTTCTTAACTTTCCTACAAGAATTCTACATTATTGACTGTTATagtacattacattttttgtaactTCAGAAGTACAGATAATCGAATTTAGGATGACATGAATGTGGCCCTTAGCCAGGGATGAAGCCTCTATTGTGATGCATATTCAGTCTTAAAATTTTCTATATTGATTTAATGCGCAGAGAGCAATAAGTAGGCCTTTTGTGGGTTGATTTCCTCAAGAACTGTCAACACTGAGGCTCTGTGGTAATATCAGAACATTTCTCTATTGCACGGGTCCCCAAACACGGTCCTGGAGGCCAAGTGTCcagcagagtttagctccaacctgCGTCAACACACCTGTCTGCAATTTTCTATGGctgtttctcaattccaagaacgcaaagaacggacttgtgttctcgcggagaccggtcttgcgaggcagcctcggaagaatGAACTTGGATGGATGCGCCCCAGTGACTTCTAGGACTTCAAGTGGCTTCCATATGCACGCAAggctgcattcgatgcatccttAAAATTGAGAACACATCCAGGTACTTtaatgcgttctctgttcttgagtattggaaccggactttgacggttatAGATGACGTAGAgtgagaacacgaggacacaagaccgctgaagaacacATTGAGAAACGGCCTTTGCCTAGTAGGACCTCAAttagctggttcaggtgtgtttgattagggttagaactaaactctgcaggacaccggccctccagaaCTTAGCATGGGGCCCTCCAGAACTGAGCATGCTCTTTTGTTTCAATAGCCTGATGTGTCAACACTGATTCAACATATTTAAGTTTAAGGCGGTACTACGTGTATGTCTGGCCAATGGCAGATAGGTAAGGCGGGGTGGGCTTTTtgtaaacagattgtcattgttttttcttatgtatttgccattatattttttgtcattacGTAAAATTTATTTTAGCAATTCAAAGAAAGTTAGGTGTTTGTCACAACCCACATGGAAATGTACAGATGTCTTAGACATGTTTTTATGCTATTTGGGTAACCACAACTAAGGTCTATTTACctaaattaaattttatgtAAGTAATTAGCTCTCTAGTGTTACTGTGATCTCTGCTCATATGTTCACATGCCTCTGGCTCTAATGTTTCTAGAGGATGCTTATAAAACACAGATTCGCATAGATGATGAGCCAGCAAACCTGGACATCTTGGACACAGCAGGACAGGTAGGTGAAGTAATGGTGTGTTTAACATAGACACAAGGAAAACAAAGCAACGGTACAAACAGATTTACAAACAGGTAACTCAGCTCAAGCTTAGGTACCATAGATTATGGCTTGCTAAACATTTGCTAAGGTATTCTGATTAGTGTTGGCATGTTGTCTGTCatccggtttcacagacaagtctTATCTTAATACAGGACTATGccttaaattaggatatttaagtcacttttattaaaatgccttggatacaaatattactggtgtgcattttaagacagaacaatggaaattacatattttaagatatgtcaggtaaatatgttttcagttaagacagctcaaacttttatTTCAGTCTGGGACTAGTTATAAACCTTGTCTAGGATGTTCTAGATTAGGGTTCCTCAACTCTGGACCTTGAGATCCAATTTTCTGCACTGTTTAGCACCAACCATTATCGAACAAGCCAATCAAAGTCTTCTGACTCTGAATTACTACAGAGTTTCTGGTACTGTAGGTTTGTTTAATCCAGGTTGGAGCTCGAAAGAAAGTGGACCTCGAGAGATTAGCTCCAACCTGGATTAAGAGTTGGACCAGAGTTGAGGACCCCATTCTAGATGCTTACTACAGTGTTTTAGATGCTTTCAAGGTGGCTGCATACCGACCCCGTTCAAAAGAGTCCACCTCCAAGTCTCTGTTATCTTGGTCGCTAGTTATTGTATGTCATGCAAAACTTAGAGCAGTGAGGGTAACCGAGGCTGTCTAACATCTTTTTTTGTATcccatgaaataaaaacaactttatGAGTTAAGAACAAAGTGATAAAAATTTTTGACTGatatgtttgttttgaaccagGCAGAGTTCACAGCGATGCGCGATCAGTACATGCGAGCAGGTGAAGGTTTCATCATCTCTTACTCCATCACAGACCGTCGCAGTTTCCAAGAGGCTCGGCAGTTTAAGCAGCTG is part of the Triplophysa rosa linkage group LG16, Trosa_1v2, whole genome shotgun sequence genome and harbors:
- the LOC130566984 gene encoding GTP-binding protein Rit1-like; this translates as MESLRGTVGHSREYKLVMLGEGGVGKSAIIMQFISHRFPEDHDPTIEDAYKTQIRIDDEPANLDILDTAGQAEFTAMRDQYMRAGEGFIISYSITDRRSFQEARQFKQLIYRVRRTVDTPVVLVGNKSDLAHLRQPNDRSNYPADIDVYTQR